The proteins below come from a single Kitasatospora sp. NBC_00315 genomic window:
- a CDS encoding HAD family hydrolase: MTTSPGHPKPRTRLIATDLDGTLLCAGGTVSARTAAALAAAEAAGVQVVFVTGRPPRWMQQVSSHVGGHGVAICSNGGAIVDVRRGELLETFPLGPEETLAVITALREDLPGTAFAFEYPGGFAREPGYEVRMWGSDESHPVGPAEELLGAAGAVRGLFKLLAKHPDLDPDTFLARARTAAGHLAEITRSSPIPLLEVSAPGVTKASSLARWCAEHGIDRTEVVAFGDMPNDLEMLAWAGTAYAVANAHPEVLAAVPLHTLSNEADGVATVVESLLAADGAAGGATGKAAAASA, translated from the coding sequence GTGACCACCTCCCCGGGCCACCCGAAGCCCCGCACCCGCCTGATCGCGACCGACCTGGACGGCACCCTGCTGTGCGCCGGCGGCACCGTCTCCGCGCGCACCGCCGCCGCGCTGGCCGCCGCCGAGGCGGCGGGCGTCCAGGTGGTGTTCGTCACGGGCCGCCCGCCGCGCTGGATGCAGCAGGTCAGCTCGCACGTGGGCGGGCACGGCGTGGCGATCTGCTCGAACGGCGGGGCGATCGTCGACGTCCGACGCGGTGAGCTGCTGGAGACCTTCCCGCTCGGCCCGGAGGAGACCCTCGCAGTGATCACCGCGCTGCGTGAGGACCTGCCGGGGACGGCGTTCGCCTTCGAGTACCCGGGCGGATTCGCCCGCGAGCCCGGGTACGAGGTGCGGATGTGGGGCTCGGACGAGTCGCACCCGGTGGGCCCCGCGGAGGAGCTGCTCGGGGCGGCCGGCGCCGTCCGCGGCCTGTTCAAGCTGCTCGCCAAGCATCCCGACCTCGACCCGGACACCTTCCTCGCCCGGGCCAGGACGGCGGCCGGCCACCTGGCCGAGATCACCCGCTCCAGCCCGATCCCGCTGCTGGAGGTCAGCGCCCCGGGCGTCACCAAGGCCAGTTCCCTGGCCCGCTGGTGCGCGGAGCACGGCATCGACCGCACCGAGGTGGTCGCCTTCGGCGACATGCCGAACGACCTGGAGATGCTCGCCTGGGCCGGCACGGCGTACGCGGTGGCCAACGCGCACCCCGAGGTGCTCGCCGCCGTCCCGCTGCACACCCTGAGCAACGAGGCGGACGGCGTGGCGACCGTGGTGGAGAGCCTGCTGGCCGCGGACGGCGCCGCCGGCGGAGCGACCGGGAAGGCCGCCGCCGCGAGCGCCTGA
- a CDS encoding glycoside hydrolase family 9 protein yields the protein MTHTRTRLFRGGAPALATALALGATLLQAPWAPAAQAATTGQIRVNQVGYADSGAKEAFLLSKAAVTGAAWKLLDASGATVASGTTGASLGSWNTAYPAVYLIDFTGVKAGGSYRIQVSGAATGTSPAFTIGGAPALFGGLAADATTFFQSQRDGRGTVPGQLARKPAHLDDSSAAVYNWPAFTSSDGDTIKSAPTKAGTTVDVEGGWFDAGDYLKFTETASYADATLQLAARESGAAPDSALRAEAQYGLDWLDKMWDEKTRTLYIQVGLGSGTSNGSVVGDHDVWRLPEKDDADSAHPFLKNRPVFRAAAPGAKISPNQAGRIAADFALGAQLYAATDVAKAKGYLDAAAQIYALADTAPGTLVTTVPHAYYPEDSWQDDLAFGGAELALAGQALADSRTSGWLSQGATWAKAYDATGNTDTLNMYDTAALAQAELARAVKAAGNPGGLAIGYDALVADLKAQITGAKARADRDPFHMGAVYDDFDADSHALGLAATTRLYRNLTGDTSLNRFGVQQTDWILGANAWGTSMMVGEGSTFPHCTAGQLPNLAGSLDGARPVQLGAIVNGPNGSGQFTGGLGDYLTGMRPCPAGGTDAFSAFTGHGSTYVDDVRSWQSSEPALDMTASALLAFSLSG from the coding sequence ATGACGCACACCCGGACCCGGCTTTTCCGTGGCGGCGCCCCCGCCCTCGCCACGGCCCTCGCTCTCGGCGCCACCCTCCTCCAGGCCCCCTGGGCCCCGGCCGCGCAGGCCGCGACCACCGGGCAGATCCGGGTCAACCAGGTCGGCTACGCGGACAGCGGCGCCAAGGAGGCCTTCCTGCTCTCCAAGGCCGCCGTCACCGGTGCGGCCTGGAAGCTGCTGGACGCCTCCGGTGCCACCGTCGCCTCCGGCACCACCGGTGCCAGCCTCGGCAGTTGGAACACCGCCTACCCGGCGGTCTACCTGATCGACTTCACCGGCGTGAAGGCCGGCGGCAGCTACCGGATCCAGGTCAGCGGCGCCGCCACCGGCACCTCGCCCGCTTTCACCATCGGCGGCGCCCCCGCGCTCTTCGGCGGCCTGGCCGCCGACGCCACCACCTTCTTCCAGTCCCAGCGCGACGGCCGCGGCACCGTCCCCGGACAGCTCGCCCGCAAGCCCGCGCACCTCGACGACAGCTCCGCCGCCGTCTACAACTGGCCCGCGTTCACCAGCTCCGACGGCGACACGATCAAGAGCGCGCCGACGAAAGCGGGCACCACGGTGGACGTCGAGGGCGGCTGGTTCGACGCCGGTGACTACCTGAAGTTCACCGAGACCGCCTCCTACGCCGACGCCACCCTCCAGCTGGCCGCCCGGGAGAGCGGGGCCGCGCCCGACTCCGCGCTGCGGGCCGAGGCCCAGTACGGGCTCGACTGGCTGGACAAGATGTGGGACGAGAAGACCCGGACCCTCTACATCCAGGTCGGCCTCGGCTCGGGCACGTCCAACGGCAGTGTGGTCGGCGACCACGACGTCTGGCGACTGCCCGAGAAGGACGACGCCGACAGCGCGCACCCGTTCCTCAAGAACCGTCCGGTCTTCCGGGCCGCCGCCCCCGGCGCGAAGATCAGCCCCAACCAGGCCGGCCGGATCGCCGCCGACTTCGCCCTCGGCGCGCAGCTGTACGCCGCCACCGACGTGGCGAAGGCCAAGGGCTACCTCGACGCCGCGGCGCAGATCTACGCCCTGGCCGACACCGCACCCGGGACGCTGGTCACCACCGTCCCGCACGCCTACTACCCCGAGGACAGCTGGCAGGACGACCTGGCCTTCGGCGGCGCCGAGCTCGCCCTCGCCGGCCAGGCGCTGGCCGACTCCCGGACGTCCGGCTGGCTGTCCCAGGGCGCCACCTGGGCCAAGGCCTACGACGCCACCGGCAACACCGACACCCTCAACATGTACGACACCGCCGCGCTCGCCCAGGCCGAGCTGGCCAGGGCGGTCAAGGCGGCCGGAAACCCGGGCGGCCTGGCGATCGGCTACGACGCCCTGGTCGCCGACCTCAAGGCGCAGATCACCGGCGCCAAGGCCCGCGCCGACCGGGACCCGTTCCACATGGGGGCGGTCTACGACGACTTCGACGCCGACTCGCACGCACTCGGCCTCGCCGCCACCACCCGCCTCTACCGCAACCTCACCGGCGACACCTCGCTCAACCGCTTCGGCGTCCAGCAGACCGACTGGATCCTCGGAGCCAACGCCTGGGGCACCTCGATGATGGTGGGCGAGGGCAGCACCTTCCCGCACTGCACCGCGGGACAGCTCCCCAACCTGGCCGGCAGCCTCGACGGCGCGAGGCCCGTGCAGCTCGGTGCGATCGTCAACGGCCCCAACGGATCCGGCCAGTTCACCGGCGGACTGGGCGACTACCTGACCGGCATGCGGCCCTGCCCGGCGGGCGGGACGGACGCCTTCTCGGCCTTCACCGGCCACGGCAGCACGTACGTGGACGACGTCCGCTCCTGGCAGAGCAGCGAGCCCGCGCTCGACATGACGGCCTCCGCCCTGCTGGCCTTCTCGCTCTCCGGCTGA
- a CDS encoding cytochrome P450 yields the protein MPTPAADATVAVPPAREAAPAGLAAHMGRHPGEPNVMDPELLADPAAGYGRLREQAPIVRGRMPDDSPVWLVTRFDDVRELLRDARFVNSPMSVPGHTGPDPRTAPAEPTGLPVGLHRYLLGSLLDSDPPAHTRLRRLVSRAFSARRVEALRPRVERITAELIAALPGHATEGVVDLVEHFAYPLPITVICELVGIPEADRALWREWSADLLGTAAGRPAAATPVLIDHVRELVRRRRGAPADDLLSELLRPDGEAGDGDPLDDDEAVTMVLMLVLAGHETTAHLIGNGTAALLAHPDQLAALRADRGRWPGAVEELMRWCGPVQMTRLRYATEDLTFRDTRIRRGEAVRLVLVAANFDPRRHAGPERLDLLRESAGKGEQHVGFGHGIHYCLGAALARQEGEVALDALLGRYPALSLAVPADALEHVPLPDGRRLVRLPVRLGPPATS from the coding sequence ATGCCCACGCCCGCCGCCGATGCCACCGTTGCCGTGCCGCCCGCGCGGGAGGCGGCCCCGGCCGGGCTCGCGGCGCACATGGGCAGGCACCCGGGCGAGCCGAACGTGATGGACCCCGAGCTGCTGGCGGATCCCGCCGCCGGCTACGGGAGGCTGCGCGAACAGGCACCGATCGTCCGCGGCCGGATGCCGGACGACTCGCCGGTCTGGCTCGTCACCCGCTTCGACGACGTCCGCGAACTGCTGCGCGACGCGAGGTTCGTGAACTCGCCGATGTCCGTTCCCGGCCACACCGGGCCGGATCCGCGCACCGCGCCGGCGGAGCCGACCGGGCTGCCCGTGGGGCTCCACCGGTACCTCCTCGGCTCGCTGCTGGACAGCGACCCGCCGGCCCACACCCGGCTGCGCCGGCTGGTCTCGCGGGCCTTCTCCGCCCGCCGCGTCGAGGCACTGCGGCCCCGGGTGGAGCGGATCACCGCCGAGTTGATCGCCGCACTGCCCGGGCACGCCACCGAGGGGGTGGTGGATCTGGTCGAGCACTTCGCGTACCCGCTGCCGATCACGGTGATCTGCGAACTGGTGGGCATCCCCGAGGCCGACCGCGCGCTCTGGCGCGAGTGGAGTGCGGACCTCCTCGGCACGGCCGCCGGCCGGCCGGCCGCCGCCACCCCGGTGCTCATCGACCACGTCCGGGAGCTGGTCCGCCGCCGCCGCGGCGCGCCCGCCGACGACCTGCTGAGCGAACTCCTCCGCCCGGACGGCGAAGCGGGGGACGGTGACCCGCTCGACGACGACGAGGCGGTCACCATGGTGCTGATGCTGGTGCTGGCCGGTCACGAGACCACCGCCCACCTGATCGGCAACGGTACGGCCGCCCTGCTCGCCCACCCCGACCAGCTCGCCGCGCTGCGCGCCGACCGGGGGCGGTGGCCGGGGGCCGTCGAGGAGCTGATGCGCTGGTGCGGTCCGGTCCAGATGACCCGGCTGCGCTACGCCACCGAGGATCTGACCTTCCGGGACACCCGGATCCGGCGCGGCGAGGCCGTCCGACTCGTCCTGGTCGCAGCGAACTTCGACCCGCGTCGGCACGCCGGACCGGAGCGCCTCGACCTCCTGCGCGAGTCGGCGGGCAAGGGCGAGCAGCACGTCGGCTTCGGCCACGGGATCCACTACTGCCTCGGCGCCGCCCTCGCCCGGCAGGAGGGCGAGGTCGCGCTCGACGCCCTGCTGGGCCGCTACCCGGCGCTGTCGCTCGCGGTGCCGGCGGACGCCTTGGAGCACGTCCCGCTGCCGGACGGGCGGCGGCTGGTCCGGCTGCCGGTGCGGCTGGGGCCGCCCGCCACGTCTTGA
- a CDS encoding phosphate ABC transporter ATP-binding protein — translation MRSHRDEPAGSLAGLETRDVSAWFGAHKVLERVSLGMPAGQVTALIGPSGCGKSTYLRILNRMHEMVRGAALAGQVLLDGDDVYRPGRRPAEVRRRIGMVFQRPNPFPAMSIRDNVVSGLKLAGIKVAKDEREELVESSLRRAGLWDEVAARLHAPGGSLSGGQQQRLCIARSLAVSPDILLMDEPCSALDPTSTRRVEETIAELRGRLTIVIVTHNMQQAQRVSQSCAFFLATHDTPGRIIEAGPTDRLFGDPRDQRTADYVNGRFG, via the coding sequence ATGAGGAGTCACCGGGACGAACCGGCCGGGAGCCTGGCCGGCCTGGAAACCCGCGACGTCTCCGCCTGGTTCGGCGCCCACAAGGTGCTGGAGCGGGTCTCGCTCGGCATGCCGGCGGGCCAGGTGACGGCGCTGATCGGGCCCTCCGGCTGCGGCAAGTCCACCTACCTGCGCATCCTCAACCGGATGCACGAGATGGTGCGCGGTGCGGCGCTGGCCGGCCAGGTGCTGCTGGACGGCGACGACGTCTACCGCCCCGGCCGACGGCCCGCCGAGGTCCGCCGCCGGATCGGCATGGTGTTCCAGCGCCCCAACCCGTTCCCGGCGATGTCCATCCGGGACAACGTCGTCAGCGGCCTGAAGCTGGCCGGCATCAAGGTCGCCAAGGACGAGCGCGAGGAGCTGGTGGAGTCCAGCCTGCGCCGGGCCGGCCTCTGGGACGAGGTGGCCGCCCGGTTGCACGCGCCCGGCGGTTCGCTCTCCGGCGGTCAGCAGCAACGCCTCTGCATCGCCCGCTCGTTGGCCGTCTCCCCGGACATCCTGCTGATGGACGAGCCGTGCTCCGCCCTCGACCCGACCTCCACCCGCCGGGTGGAGGAGACCATCGCCGAGCTGCGCGGCCGGCTCACCATCGTCATCGTCACCCACAACATGCAGCAGGCCCAACGCGTCTCGCAGTCCTGCGCGTTCTTCCTCGCCACGCACGACACCCCGGGCCGGATCATCGAGGCCGGACCGACCGACCGGCTCTTCGGCGACCCGCGCGACCAGCGCACCGCCGACTACGTCAACGGCCGGTTCGGGTAG
- a CDS encoding sortase — translation MSAPTIDQAAAPVPARATGPAPTAPNASADRPRPAADGPGGPGGPPGARSPARRRFLQGAWAVSLLAALLTGFTGYLFTFSHLQERHFQSTSYKSFRDQLAKAVAPTGAAADGEPVALIDIPAIGLHQAVVVEGTTGRDLMRGPGHRRDTALPGQQGVAVVFGRGASFGSPFARLSELRVGDRIRATTGQGTFSYTVNVYGGADSPITDPAANRLVLVTGDSGWIPGSTVLIGARLDGAAQPNPGGRPASTPYDKALAADKSALAALQLWTLALLGAVVAATLAARYWRRTAAYLSLAPVLGAVLWNVYENAAALLPNLY, via the coding sequence GTGAGCGCGCCGACCATCGACCAGGCCGCCGCACCGGTGCCGGCCCGGGCCACCGGGCCCGCGCCCACGGCACCGAACGCCTCGGCGGATCGGCCCCGACCCGCCGCCGACGGCCCGGGCGGCCCCGGCGGGCCCCCGGGCGCCCGCTCCCCCGCCCGGCGCCGCTTCCTGCAGGGCGCCTGGGCGGTCAGCCTGCTCGCGGCCCTGCTGACCGGCTTCACCGGCTATCTGTTCACCTTCTCCCACCTCCAGGAGCGGCACTTCCAGTCGACCTCCTACAAGAGCTTCCGCGACCAGCTCGCCAAGGCCGTCGCCCCGACCGGCGCGGCCGCCGACGGCGAGCCGGTGGCCCTGATCGACATCCCCGCCATCGGCCTGCACCAGGCCGTGGTGGTGGAGGGCACCACCGGGCGCGACCTGATGCGCGGCCCGGGACACCGCCGGGACACCGCGCTGCCCGGACAGCAGGGGGTCGCCGTGGTCTTCGGGCGGGGTGCGAGCTTCGGCTCACCCTTCGCCCGGCTGTCCGAACTGCGGGTCGGCGACCGGATCCGGGCCACCACCGGCCAGGGGACGTTCAGCTACACCGTGAACGTGTACGGCGGCGCCGACTCACCGATCACCGACCCGGCCGCCAACCGCCTGGTGCTGGTCACCGGCGACTCGGGCTGGATCCCCGGCAGCACGGTGCTGATCGGCGCCCGGCTCGACGGCGCCGCGCAGCCGAACCCCGGCGGCCGGCCCGCCTCCACGCCGTACGACAAGGCCCTGGCGGCGGACAAGAGCGCCCTCGCGGCCCTCCAGCTCTGGACGCTCGCGCTGCTCGGCGCCGTCGTCGCCGCCACCCTGGCGGCCCGCTACTGGCGCCGCACCGCCGCCTACCTGAGCCTGGCACCGGTCCTCGGCGCGGTGCTCTGGAACGTGTACGAGAACGCCGCCGCCCTGCTGCCCAACCTCTACTGA
- a CDS encoding phosphate ABC transporter substrate-binding protein PstS: MSREAASRPLSRPVALLLSVLPLALAVLVGQSTPAYASTSLNADGSSWAGPAIDQWRQDVGPQGIQINFNPVGSAAGRTQWSNGLDDFTASDVPFRTKEDTGLSAEGRTHVYAGAEAQTYGYSYVPITAGGTTFMYNLVVAGKQVRDLRLSPQTVVDIFTNKITSWDDPKITADYGRALPKLPITPVVRSDGSGATAQFTRWMSHTHKDQWDAYCTQVNGAGCGDYTEFFPPAGRMVAQNGSDVVAGYIKSQAGLGTIGYDEYAFAKRSNWPVVKVLNPAGYYSLPTASNVAIALTAAKIRGVDDGTPASDPDFLQQNLDGVYTMNDPRSYPISSYSYLIVPRAGAALPVPPRFTNDKGSALSRFISYVLCEGQGEADGLGYSPIPRGLVKGGLLQTQHIPGNASPVDANSLSNCANPTFNSAGQLTVLTNAPQPSPCDKLGAPLDCTVQGGQAVAKSATGTGGAATGGARSTGTAGAGGAASGSGGPAGGAAEPGAAAPAGAGDPAAEQVIDPQTGQVVAQGGGGGAGEIPATVVAVGGRPEDWLLTTLTAIELFAVVTVPPLLGGYLVRRRRQNTGGPA, translated from the coding sequence ATGTCCCGGGAGGCCGCAAGCCGCCCCCTGTCCCGACCGGTGGCCCTGCTGCTGTCCGTCCTGCCGCTGGCCCTGGCCGTGCTGGTCGGGCAGAGCACCCCCGCGTACGCGTCCACCTCGCTCAACGCGGACGGCTCCAGCTGGGCGGGGCCTGCCATCGACCAGTGGCGCCAGGACGTCGGCCCGCAGGGCATCCAGATCAACTTCAACCCGGTCGGCTCGGCGGCCGGGCGCACCCAGTGGAGCAACGGGCTGGACGACTTCACCGCCTCGGACGTGCCGTTCCGCACCAAGGAGGACACCGGCCTGAGCGCCGAGGGGCGCACGCACGTCTACGCCGGCGCCGAGGCGCAGACCTACGGCTACTCCTACGTACCGATCACGGCCGGCGGTACGACCTTCATGTACAACCTGGTGGTGGCCGGCAAGCAGGTCCGCGACCTTCGGCTCTCCCCCCAGACCGTCGTCGACATCTTCACCAACAAGATCACCTCCTGGGACGACCCGAAGATCACCGCGGACTACGGCCGCGCCCTGCCGAAGCTGCCGATCACCCCGGTCGTGCGCTCCGACGGCTCCGGCGCCACCGCCCAGTTCACCCGCTGGATGTCGCACACCCACAAGGACCAGTGGGACGCCTACTGCACCCAGGTCAACGGGGCGGGCTGCGGTGACTACACCGAGTTCTTCCCGCCCGCCGGCCGGATGGTCGCCCAGAACGGCTCCGACGTGGTGGCGGGCTACATCAAGTCCCAGGCCGGGCTCGGCACCATCGGCTACGACGAGTACGCGTTCGCCAAGCGCAGCAACTGGCCGGTGGTGAAGGTGCTCAACCCCGCCGGCTACTACTCGCTGCCGACCGCCTCCAACGTGGCCATCGCGCTCACCGCGGCCAAGATCCGCGGCGTGGACGACGGCACCCCGGCGAGCGACCCCGACTTCCTGCAGCAGAACCTCGACGGCGTCTACACCATGAACGACCCGCGCTCCTACCCGATCTCCAGCTACAGCTACCTGATCGTGCCGCGCGCCGGGGCGGCCCTGCCGGTCCCGCCGCGCTTCACCAACGACAAGGGCAGCGCGCTCAGCCGGTTCATCTCGTACGTGCTCTGCGAGGGCCAGGGCGAGGCGGACGGCCTCGGGTACTCGCCGATCCCGCGCGGCCTGGTCAAGGGCGGTCTGCTGCAGACCCAGCACATCCCCGGCAACGCCAGCCCGGTCGACGCCAACTCGCTCAGCAACTGCGCGAATCCGACCTTCAACTCGGCCGGACAGCTGACCGTCCTCACCAACGCCCCGCAGCCCAGCCCCTGCGACAAGCTCGGCGCGCCGCTGGACTGCACCGTCCAGGGCGGCCAGGCGGTCGCCAAGAGCGCCACCGGTACGGGTGGCGCGGCGACCGGCGGAGCCAGGAGCACCGGTACGGCGGGTGCGGGCGGCGCCGCGAGCGGGAGCGGCGGGCCCGCGGGCGGCGCGGCCGAGCCGGGCGCGGCCGCCCCCGCGGGGGCCGGTGACCCGGCAGCCGAGCAGGTGATCGACCCGCAGACCGGCCAAGTGGTGGCGCAGGGCGGCGGCGGGGGCGCCGGGGAGATCCCGGCCACCGTGGTCGCCGTCGGCGGCCGGCCGGAGGACTGGCTGCTGACCACCCTCACCGCGATCGAACTCTTCGCGGTGGTCACCGTGCCGCCACTGCTCGGCGGGTACCTGGTCCGCCGGCGACGGCAGAACACCGGCGGTCCGGCATGA
- the pstA gene encoding phosphate ABC transporter permease PstA, with protein sequence MTTLDLPPAPAAASVPAADRPVHPPEQRVRLGGVTREDVLTLLGALGGSLALDWLLYERILPLSGALGFLLCWYLLFLAGYVALGRLQWGPLLVRERLVAVVTWSAGLLVAAVIVDQIGYLLARGLQAASHLNFFTESMEKTAALSPITSGGALNAVVGSLEQLGLATLFAVPLGIAAAVFMSEVGGRMSRPVRTLVEAMTALPSIVAGLFVLGIVIITFGYEKSGFAASLALTVMMMPIVTRAAEVVIRLVPGTLREASYALGGSQWRTVWNVVLPTARPGLVTAVVLGMARGVGETSPVLLTSGFTSQFNGNPFSEHQVSLPLYIWNYVKQPYPEMVSRAFAAALTLMAVVLVLFVTARVLGGRPPGRQTRRGRRRSARAAAARAAGGQ encoded by the coding sequence ATGACCACCCTCGACCTGCCGCCCGCCCCGGCCGCCGCGTCGGTGCCCGCCGCCGACCGGCCCGTCCACCCGCCCGAGCAGCGGGTGCGCCTCGGCGGCGTCACCCGTGAGGACGTGCTGACGCTGCTCGGCGCGCTCGGCGGCTCCCTCGCACTCGACTGGCTGCTGTACGAGAGGATCCTGCCGCTCAGCGGCGCGCTCGGCTTCCTGCTCTGCTGGTACCTGCTCTTCCTGGCCGGCTACGTCGCGCTCGGCCGGCTCCAGTGGGGCCCGCTGCTGGTGCGCGAGCGACTGGTCGCGGTCGTCACGTGGAGCGCCGGACTGCTGGTGGCGGCCGTGATCGTGGACCAGATCGGCTACCTGCTGGCGCGGGGCCTGCAGGCGGCGAGCCATCTGAACTTCTTCACCGAGTCCATGGAGAAGACCGCCGCGCTCTCCCCGATCACCTCCGGCGGCGCCCTCAACGCCGTCGTCGGTTCGCTCGAACAGCTCGGCCTGGCAACGCTGTTCGCGGTTCCCCTGGGAATCGCCGCGGCCGTCTTCATGTCCGAGGTCGGCGGCCGGATGTCCCGTCCGGTGCGCACGCTGGTCGAGGCGATGACGGCGCTGCCCTCGATCGTCGCGGGCCTGTTCGTCCTCGGAATCGTGATCATCACGTTCGGCTACGAGAAGAGCGGCTTCGCGGCCTCGCTCGCGCTGACCGTGATGATGATGCCGATCGTCACCCGGGCCGCCGAGGTGGTGATCCGGCTGGTGCCGGGCACGCTGCGGGAGGCCTCGTACGCGCTGGGCGGCAGCCAGTGGCGCACGGTGTGGAACGTGGTCCTGCCCACCGCCCGGCCCGGGCTGGTGACGGCGGTGGTGCTGGGGATGGCGCGCGGCGTGGGGGAGACCTCGCCGGTGCTGCTGACCTCGGGCTTCACCTCGCAGTTCAACGGCAACCCGTTCTCCGAGCACCAGGTGTCGCTGCCGCTCTACATCTGGAACTACGTCAAGCAGCCCTACCCCGAGATGGTCTCGCGGGCCTTCGCGGCCGCGCTGACGCTGATGGCCGTGGTGCTGGTCCTCTTCGTCACCGCCCGGGTCCTCGGCGGCCGGCCGCCGGGTCGCCAGACCCGCCGCGGGCGCCGTCGCAGCGCCCGCGCCGCCGCCGCCCGCGCGGCCGGGGGGCAGTGA
- the pstC gene encoding phosphate ABC transporter permease subunit PstC, giving the protein MTAATGPAEPFAQASPDPDVPRTITSPATPGDRVFRGVLRAAGLSVFVIMGLIAFFLLWRGSDALRVTGWSFLTEQKWRPQAHSFGIAAVLPDGLLIAVIALVIAVPVALTSAVFISEYAPQRLRAALVSLVDLMAAIPSIVYGLWGLFFLQPRIIGLVRWMSLHLGDAIPFLKVRTGDIGTSYTSSTFIAGVVVSLMIIPIVASLSREVFSQAPQGEREGAYALGSTRWGMVRTVVLPFGRGGVIGAVMLGFGRAMGETIAVALIISPSFTPITHVLENGANSISALIALRFGESDVLSLSALMAAGLVLFALTLLVNLAAGVVINRSRSGANTAD; this is encoded by the coding sequence ATGACAGCCGCCACCGGGCCCGCGGAACCCTTCGCCCAGGCCTCGCCCGACCCCGACGTGCCGCGTACGATCACCTCTCCCGCCACGCCCGGTGACCGGGTGTTCCGGGGGGTGCTCCGGGCGGCCGGGCTCTCGGTCTTCGTGATCATGGGCCTGATCGCCTTCTTCCTGCTGTGGCGCGGCTCCGACGCCCTGCGGGTGACCGGCTGGTCGTTCCTGACCGAGCAGAAGTGGCGCCCCCAGGCGCACTCCTTCGGTATCGCCGCCGTCCTGCCCGACGGCCTGCTGATCGCGGTGATCGCCCTGGTGATCGCCGTCCCGGTGGCGCTGACCTCGGCCGTCTTCATCTCCGAGTACGCCCCGCAGCGGCTGCGCGCGGCCCTGGTCTCGCTGGTCGACCTGATGGCGGCGATCCCGAGCATCGTCTACGGGCTCTGGGGGCTGTTCTTCCTGCAGCCGCGGATCATCGGCCTGGTCCGCTGGATGTCGCTGCACCTGGGCGACGCGATCCCGTTCCTCAAGGTGCGCACCGGCGACATCGGCACCTCGTACACCTCCTCGACCTTCATCGCGGGCGTGGTGGTCTCCCTGATGATCATCCCGATCGTGGCGTCACTCAGCCGGGAGGTGTTCTCGCAGGCGCCGCAGGGCGAGCGGGAGGGCGCGTACGCGCTGGGCAGCACCCGCTGGGGGATGGTCCGCACCGTGGTGCTGCCGTTCGGCCGGGGCGGCGTGATCGGGGCCGTGATGCTCGGCTTCGGACGGGCGATGGGCGAGACGATCGCGGTCGCGCTGATCATCTCGCCGAGCTTCACCCCGATCACCCATGTGCTGGAGAACGGCGCCAACTCGATCTCGGCGCTGATCGCCCTGCGCTTCGGGGAGTCCGACGTGCTGTCGCTCTCCGCACTGATGGCGGCCGGACTGGTGCTCTTCGCGCTGACCCTGCTGGTCAACCTGGCCGCCGGGGTGGTCATCAACCGCTCCCGCTCCGGCGCGAACACGGCGGACTGA